A window of Raineyella sp. W15-4 contains these coding sequences:
- the lysX gene encoding bifunctional lysylphosphatidylglycerol synthetase/lysine--tRNA ligase LysX codes for MTTKARRIAAEVLTWLYVIATVVATLDWIRHRIIRRAPRWPIQEFFVTLNIPVTASLVSVIGLGLVTAAIMKRKRFALMVIGVFQLIGLATDVASFIYTIRHRPMPPLPFTDIDRGAMAALNLALSIALLVTVVWLRPAFPARVKRGSWGIAIAILAAGLLLDLGLTQLLLRTATDARGPAWQVLSVTLLNAIGLPVPRGWHVAVGRVIPQVTGGIAGLSLLFAVGAFLRSARFTGGWQQHNEVALRTLLAEYGDEDSLGYYATRRDKMLYFSDNRRAVIAYRVIGSVCLASGDPIGDRRLWPDLIHAWASYARTYGWTPAVLACSEAGARAYATSIGTEVINLGDEAILHPDRFRLDSTGMTPVRHAQRRARRTGITVRIQRAEDLDEVDLASLDQLAGDWRVGGTERGFSMALGRFGDPADGRCLVVTAYDAEDRPIALLSFVPWGRRGLSLDLMRRSPDAPNGTNELIITELMAWADDNGIARISLNFAFFRRVFAEAEDVSAGALTRFNSQLLSWLDRYWQVERLYLSNAKYQPSWQSRYVCLPSIIDLLPVALASARAEGFLPLPPWIRGAEVGGALDAAHLATVRELANRRPIESLHPRRDDQTRQRFAHLAELRATGRSGHPLGRTEVVRLSAADREQPDGRPLVGRVRRVRDHGGVCFVDVVDGRVTAQFVLEAGRLGRDAVREFARLVDTGDLVQLAAEPIRTRNGTASWGVSSWRMLAKSLRPVPWEGFDNPDARLRNRSLDLIVHPEEIEVLRARSRAIDAIRATLRDGGYQEVETPILQTIHGGASARPFRTEINAYGTDLVLRIAPELMLKRLLVGGLGPVFELGRNFRNEGADATHNPEFTVLEAYEPFADYTDMRRLTEQLVRAAAVAVHGREVMPLDMGAGSGAPNPGTSDPGAPFLDRGAKSPSDPGMELVDISGEWPVITVCDALSAAVGRTITIDTDLEDLLSLAHQHGIHVRDGWGPGALIEELYGELVEARTVRPTFYTDFPAETSPLAGPHRSEPGLVERWDLVAGGMELGTAYSELTDPVEQRRRFVEQSWRAAAGDPEAMEVDEDFLTALEVGMPPAGGLGIGIDRLVMALTDRPIREVLTFPFVRPRG; via the coding sequence ATGACCACCAAGGCGCGCCGGATCGCCGCCGAGGTCCTCACCTGGCTCTACGTCATCGCCACCGTGGTGGCGACCCTGGACTGGATCCGGCACCGGATCATCCGGCGCGCCCCGCGGTGGCCGATCCAGGAGTTCTTCGTCACGCTGAACATCCCGGTCACCGCGTCGCTGGTGTCGGTGATCGGGCTGGGCCTGGTCACCGCCGCGATCATGAAGCGCAAGCGGTTCGCGCTGATGGTGATCGGCGTCTTCCAGCTGATCGGCCTGGCCACCGACGTCGCCTCCTTCATCTACACGATCCGACACCGCCCGATGCCGCCGCTGCCGTTCACCGACATCGACCGGGGCGCGATGGCCGCCCTCAATCTCGCCCTGTCGATCGCCCTGCTGGTCACCGTCGTCTGGCTCCGGCCGGCCTTCCCGGCCCGGGTGAAACGCGGCTCCTGGGGGATCGCGATCGCCATCCTCGCGGCGGGGTTGCTGCTCGACCTCGGCCTCACCCAACTGCTGCTGCGCACCGCGACCGATGCCCGGGGTCCCGCCTGGCAGGTCCTCTCGGTGACCCTGCTCAATGCCATCGGGCTGCCGGTCCCGCGCGGCTGGCACGTCGCGGTGGGCCGGGTGATTCCGCAGGTCACCGGCGGCATCGCCGGCCTGTCGCTGCTCTTCGCGGTGGGCGCGTTCCTCCGGTCGGCCCGGTTCACCGGCGGCTGGCAGCAGCACAACGAGGTGGCGCTGCGTACGCTGCTGGCCGAGTACGGTGACGAGGACTCGCTGGGCTACTACGCGACCCGCCGCGACAAGATGCTCTACTTCTCCGACAACCGGCGGGCGGTGATCGCCTACCGGGTGATCGGCTCGGTGTGCCTGGCCAGCGGCGACCCGATCGGTGACCGGCGACTGTGGCCGGACCTGATCCATGCCTGGGCCTCGTACGCGCGCACGTACGGGTGGACCCCGGCCGTGCTGGCCTGTTCCGAGGCGGGCGCCCGGGCGTACGCCACCTCGATCGGCACCGAGGTGATCAATCTCGGCGACGAGGCGATCCTGCACCCGGATCGGTTCCGGCTGGACTCGACCGGCATGACCCCGGTGCGGCACGCCCAGCGACGGGCCCGCCGCACCGGCATCACCGTCCGGATCCAGCGCGCCGAGGACCTCGACGAGGTGGACCTGGCCAGCCTGGACCAGCTCGCCGGGGACTGGCGGGTCGGCGGCACCGAACGGGGCTTCTCGATGGCGCTGGGCCGGTTCGGGGATCCCGCCGACGGGCGCTGCCTGGTGGTCACCGCGTACGACGCCGAGGACCGGCCGATCGCGCTGCTCAGCTTCGTCCCGTGGGGCCGTCGCGGGCTGTCGCTGGACCTGATGCGGCGCTCCCCCGACGCGCCCAACGGCACCAACGAGCTGATCATCACCGAGCTGATGGCCTGGGCCGACGACAACGGCATCGCCCGGATCTCGCTCAACTTCGCCTTCTTCCGGCGAGTGTTCGCCGAGGCCGAGGACGTCAGCGCCGGCGCGCTGACCCGGTTCAACTCGCAGCTGTTGAGCTGGCTGGACCGCTACTGGCAGGTCGAGCGGCTCTACCTGTCCAACGCCAAGTACCAGCCCAGCTGGCAGTCCCGCTACGTCTGCCTGCCGTCGATCATCGACCTGCTGCCGGTGGCGCTCGCCTCCGCCCGGGCCGAGGGGTTCCTGCCGCTGCCGCCGTGGATCCGCGGCGCGGAGGTCGGCGGGGCGCTGGATGCGGCCCACCTGGCCACCGTCCGGGAACTGGCGAACCGGCGGCCGATCGAAAGTCTGCACCCGCGCCGCGACGACCAGACCCGGCAGCGGTTCGCCCACCTGGCGGAGCTGCGGGCGACCGGCCGGTCCGGTCACCCGCTGGGCCGCACCGAGGTGGTGCGGCTGTCCGCGGCCGACCGCGAGCAGCCCGACGGGCGGCCCCTCGTCGGCCGCGTCCGCCGGGTCCGCGATCACGGCGGGGTGTGCTTCGTGGACGTGGTGGATGGCCGGGTCACCGCGCAGTTCGTCCTGGAGGCCGGCCGGCTGGGCCGCGACGCGGTGCGGGAGTTCGCCCGACTGGTCGACACCGGCGACCTGGTGCAGCTGGCCGCCGAACCGATCCGCACCCGCAACGGCACCGCCTCGTGGGGGGTGAGCTCCTGGCGGATGCTGGCCAAGTCACTGCGACCGGTGCCCTGGGAGGGGTTCGACAATCCCGACGCCCGGCTGCGGAACCGCTCCCTCGACCTGATCGTCCACCCCGAGGAGATCGAGGTGCTGCGGGCCCGCTCCCGCGCCATCGACGCGATCCGCGCCACCCTGCGCGACGGGGGCTACCAGGAGGTGGAGACCCCGATCCTGCAGACGATCCACGGCGGCGCCAGCGCCCGGCCGTTCCGCACCGAGATCAACGCGTACGGCACCGACCTGGTGCTGCGGATCGCACCGGAACTGATGCTGAAACGGCTCCTCGTCGGCGGCCTCGGCCCGGTCTTCGAGCTGGGCCGCAACTTCCGCAACGAGGGCGCCGACGCCACCCACAACCCCGAGTTCACCGTGCTCGAGGCATACGAGCCCTTCGCCGACTACACCGACATGCGCCGGCTCACCGAGCAACTGGTCCGGGCCGCTGCGGTGGCCGTGCACGGCCGCGAGGTGATGCCGCTCGATATGGGCGCGGGCTCCGGCGCCCCGAACCCCGGCACCTCCGACCCCGGTGCCCCATTCCTTGATCGCGGGGCGAAGTCGCCCTCCGATCCAGGAATGGAGCTGGTCGACATCTCCGGGGAATGGCCGGTGATCACGGTGTGCGACGCGCTGTCCGCGGCCGTCGGCCGGACGATCACCATCGACACGGATCTGGAGGACCTGCTCTCGCTGGCGCACCAGCACGGCATCCACGTCCGCGACGGCTGGGGGCCGGGCGCGCTGATCGAGGAACTGTACGGGGAACTGGTCGAAGCCCGGACCGTACGCCCCACCTTCTACACCGACTTCCCGGCGGAGACCTCGCCACTGGCCGGGCCGCACCGCAGCGAGCCGGGTCTGGTGGAGCGGTGGGACCTGGTCGCCGGCGGGATGGAACTCGGCACCGCCTACTCCGAGCTGACCGACCCGGTGGAGCAGCGTCGCCGCTTCGTCGAGCAGTCCTGGCGCGCCGCGGCGGGCGATCCCGAGGCGATGGAGGTGGACGAGGACTTCCTCACCGCCCTCGAGGTGGGCATGCCCCCGGCCGGCGGCCTGGGCATCGGCATCGACCGGCTGGTGATGGCGCTGACCGACCGGCCGATCCGCGAGGTGCTGACCTTCCCGTTCGTACGTCCCCGCGGCTGA
- the purQ gene encoding phosphoribosylformylglycinamidine synthase subunit PurQ, which yields MTTRIGVVTFPGTLDDSDAARAVRLTGSEPVALWHGNDTLEGVDAVILPGGFSYGDYLRCGAIARFSPVMGELITAANDGLPVLGICNGFQVLAEAHLLPGALMRNASRTFVCRDQKLRVETRDTVWSNAFKRGQEITIVLKSGEGNYIADEDTLKRLEDNDQVVFRYLDNPNGSAHDIAGVTNERGNVVGLMPHPEHNVDPAAAPTTDGVPFFASLIDYLQRAS from the coding sequence GTGACCACCAGGATCGGTGTCGTCACCTTCCCGGGCACTCTCGACGACTCGGACGCCGCGCGGGCGGTGCGGCTGACCGGCTCCGAGCCGGTCGCGCTGTGGCACGGCAATGACACCCTCGAGGGGGTTGATGCCGTCATCCTGCCGGGCGGCTTCTCCTACGGCGACTACCTGCGCTGCGGCGCCATCGCCCGGTTCTCCCCGGTGATGGGGGAGCTGATCACGGCCGCGAACGACGGGCTGCCGGTGCTCGGCATCTGCAACGGCTTCCAGGTGCTGGCCGAGGCCCATCTGCTGCCCGGTGCGCTGATGCGCAATGCCTCCCGGACCTTCGTCTGCCGCGACCAGAAGCTGCGTGTCGAGACCCGCGACACCGTGTGGTCGAACGCGTTCAAGCGCGGCCAGGAGATCACCATCGTGCTGAAGTCCGGCGAGGGCAACTACATCGCCGACGAGGACACGCTGAAGCGGCTGGAGGACAACGACCAGGTCGTCTTCCGCTACCTCGACAACCCGAACGGGTCCGCCCACGACATCGCCGGCGTCACCAACGAACGCGGCAACGTCGTGGGACTGATGCCGCATCCGGAGCACAACGTGGATCCGGCCGCGGCGCCGACGACTGACGGCGTGCCCTTCTTCGCCAGTCTGATCGACTATCTGCAGCGGGCGTCCTGA
- the purS gene encoding phosphoribosylformylglycinamidine synthase subunit PurS: protein MARVIVDVMPKPEILDPQGKAVTGALGRLGFSGLSVRQGKRFEIEVDGDVTEDRLVEVREAAERLLANTVIENFDVRVEE, encoded by the coding sequence ATGGCCCGAGTAATTGTGGACGTCATGCCCAAGCCGGAGATCCTGGACCCCCAGGGCAAGGCCGTGACCGGCGCGCTCGGTCGCCTCGGCTTCTCCGGCCTGTCCGTACGTCAGGGCAAGCGCTTCGAGATCGAGGTGGACGGCGACGTGACCGAGGACCGCCTGGTCGAGGTCCGGGAGGCCGCCGAGCGTCTGCTGGCCAACACGGTGATCGAGAACTTCGACGTCCGGGTGGAAGAGTGA
- a CDS encoding phosphoribosylaminoimidazolesuccinocarboxamide synthase, whose amino-acid sequence MSQYAELGLPLIHAGKVRELYALPEADRLLMVATDNISAFDWVLPSTIPDKGAILTQLSLWWFDRLRDIVPNHVISTDVPAAVARRGLVVEKLEMIPVECVARGYLTGSGWAEYQQSRTVCGIGLPEGLVDGSRLAEPIFTPATKAALGEHDENVDFETMVGTVGRETGEAIRDLTLRIYRTAEEVARDRGIILADTKFEFGVRPDGTIVLADEVLTPDSSRFWDAASWQPGGRLDSYDKQYVRNWLLHDSGWDRNSGQAPPELPAAVIEQTRERYVRAYEQLTGLRFA is encoded by the coding sequence GTGAGCCAATACGCCGAACTCGGTCTGCCCCTCATTCATGCCGGCAAGGTCCGCGAGCTCTACGCCCTGCCCGAGGCCGATCGGCTGCTGATGGTCGCCACCGACAACATCTCGGCCTTCGATTGGGTGCTGCCGTCCACCATCCCGGACAAGGGCGCCATCCTCACCCAGCTGTCACTGTGGTGGTTCGACCGGCTGCGCGACATCGTCCCCAACCACGTCATCTCCACCGACGTGCCCGCGGCGGTCGCCCGGCGCGGGCTGGTCGTCGAGAAGCTCGAGATGATCCCGGTCGAGTGCGTCGCCCGCGGCTACCTCACCGGCTCCGGCTGGGCCGAGTACCAGCAGTCACGGACGGTCTGCGGGATCGGCCTGCCCGAGGGGCTTGTCGACGGGTCCCGGCTCGCCGAGCCGATCTTCACCCCGGCCACCAAGGCGGCACTGGGCGAGCACGACGAGAATGTCGACTTCGAGACCATGGTCGGCACCGTCGGGCGGGAGACCGGCGAGGCGATCCGCGACCTCACGCTGCGGATCTACCGCACCGCCGAGGAGGTCGCCCGCGACCGCGGGATCATCCTGGCCGACACCAAGTTCGAGTTCGGCGTCCGCCCGGACGGGACGATCGTGCTGGCCGACGAGGTGCTCACTCCTGATTCCTCGCGTTTCTGGGATGCCGCCAGTTGGCAGCCGGGTGGCCGGCTCGACTCGTACGACAAGCAGTACGTTCGCAACTGGCTGCTGCACGATTCCGGCTGGGACCGGAATTCCGGCCAGGCGCCGCCGGAACTGCCGGCCGCGGTGATCGAGCAGACCCGTGAGCGCTACGTCCGGGCGTACGAACAGCTGACCGGGCTGCGGTTCGCCTGA
- the efeU gene encoding iron uptake transporter permease EfeU yields the protein MQGIFLGTFLIGLREGLEATLIVGIVAAFLKRNGHSLRPMVAGVGLAVAISVGVGVGLDLFSAALPQAQQEMLETIIGVVAVVFVTTMIMWMNHNASHLKGELESEAQQALDTGSPLALAGMAFLAVLKEGFETAVFLLAAIQATSGSWILALGGAVVGILVAIGIGVAIYVGGVRLNLSRFFRITGVFLILVAAGLVMSTLRTAHEAGWVVIGQQRVADLSSWMPSTSVLGALLTGMFGIQQDPRLIEVLGWVMYVVPVLMLFLWPARLTPAPRVRRRILTGLSAGLVVVAAGMATLIPAHGAPLPAADRTLRDASGAPVHVTLGPDDGGTRTLTVDSAGTTRTVPLRPAGQRSVDEVPLDVWQTKQPADPGITATQVSLGELAALTGGRLPVGLTAERTPGPFSARWSASTVWTVLASGDALVGAEASSTRVATLTGGGLAGAKTISLGGLDSDWAVSAEETAAAADTVAAAASDAAERMLWRAWVPVVLLLAAAGTAGYLVRDARRRSTTSAQDTTSSDNTSSPDERTLQHHEAPSPSDERLVS from the coding sequence ATGCAAGGTATCTTCCTCGGCACCTTCCTCATCGGTCTGCGCGAGGGCCTGGAGGCCACCCTGATCGTCGGCATCGTGGCCGCCTTCCTCAAGCGCAACGGCCACTCGCTGCGGCCGATGGTCGCCGGGGTCGGACTCGCGGTGGCGATCAGCGTCGGCGTCGGGGTCGGACTCGACCTGTTCAGCGCTGCCCTGCCGCAGGCCCAGCAGGAGATGCTGGAGACCATCATCGGTGTGGTCGCGGTGGTGTTCGTCACCACCATGATCATGTGGATGAACCACAACGCCTCCCATCTCAAGGGCGAGCTGGAAAGCGAGGCGCAACAGGCGCTCGACACCGGCAGTCCGCTGGCACTGGCCGGGATGGCCTTCCTCGCCGTGCTCAAGGAGGGCTTCGAGACAGCGGTCTTCCTGCTCGCCGCCATCCAGGCCACCTCCGGCAGCTGGATCCTGGCGCTGGGAGGCGCGGTCGTCGGCATCCTGGTCGCGATCGGGATCGGGGTGGCGATCTACGTCGGCGGGGTCCGGCTCAACCTGTCCCGGTTCTTCCGGATCACCGGGGTCTTCCTCATCCTCGTCGCCGCCGGGCTGGTGATGAGTACGCTGCGCACCGCGCACGAAGCCGGCTGGGTGGTGATCGGCCAGCAGCGGGTGGCCGACCTGTCCTCGTGGATGCCGTCCACCTCGGTCCTCGGCGCGCTGCTGACCGGCATGTTCGGGATCCAGCAGGATCCCCGGCTGATCGAGGTGCTCGGCTGGGTGATGTACGTCGTCCCGGTCCTCATGCTCTTCCTGTGGCCGGCCCGGCTCACCCCGGCCCCGCGGGTCCGCCGCCGGATCCTGACCGGGCTCAGCGCCGGGCTGGTCGTCGTCGCGGCCGGGATGGCCACCCTCATCCCCGCCCACGGGGCGCCCCTGCCGGCCGCCGACCGGACCCTGCGCGACGCCTCGGGCGCACCGGTGCACGTCACCCTCGGCCCCGACGACGGTGGTACCCGTACCCTCACGGTCGATTCCGCCGGCACCACCCGGACCGTTCCCCTCCGGCCCGCCGGGCAGCGGAGTGTCGACGAGGTCCCGCTCGACGTCTGGCAGACCAAACAACCCGCCGATCCCGGGATCACCGCGACCCAGGTGAGCCTGGGCGAGCTCGCCGCGCTCACCGGCGGCCGGCTGCCGGTCGGCCTGACCGCTGAACGCACCCCCGGCCCGTTCAGCGCGCGGTGGAGCGCCAGCACGGTCTGGACCGTGCTCGCCTCCGGCGACGCACTGGTCGGCGCGGAGGCGTCCAGCACCCGGGTCGCCACGCTCACTGGCGGCGGCCTGGCCGGCGCCAAGACGATCAGCCTCGGCGGCCTCGACTCCGACTGGGCGGTCTCCGCCGAGGAGACCGCAGCCGCCGCCGACACGGTCGCCGCCGCGGCGAGTGACGCCGCCGAACGCATGCTCTGGCGGGCCTGGGTGCCCGTCGTCCTGCTCCTCGCCGCGGCCGGCACCGCCGGCTACCTGGTCAGGGACGCCCGCCGGCGCAGCACCACCTCCGCCCAAGACACCACCTCATCGGACAACACCTCATCACCGGACGAAAGGACACTGCAGCACCATGAAGCACCTTCCCCCTCAGACGAGCGGCTGGTCTCCTAG